In a single window of the Gossypium hirsutum isolate 1008001.06 chromosome D02, Gossypium_hirsutum_v2.1, whole genome shotgun sequence genome:
- the LOC107908003 gene encoding uncharacterized protein translates to MAPYEALYGRNCRTPSCWTELGERRVLGPELVFDTEDKVRLIQDQLKAASDRQKSYCRSDPTHVVSTVEIEVRPDLNFKEEPVQILDRNVKILRNKSITLVKVLWRNHSSEEAMWEPEEAMRQ, encoded by the exons atggcaccttacgaggcattatatggccgTAATTGTCgtactccttcgtgttggactgagttgggcgagcggcgTGTTTTGGGCCCTGAATTGGTTTttgataccgaggataaagttagattaaTTCAAGATCAACTGAAGGCGGCATCTgacagacagaagtc GTATTGTCGCTCTGATCCCACACATGTGGTTTCGACTgtggagattgaggttagaccggaCCTGAATTTTAAGGAGGAACCAGTTCAGATTTTAGATCGTAATGTGAAAATTCTGAGGAACAAGTCTATCACACTCGTTAAGGTGCTTTGGCGCAATCACAGTTCAGAAGAGGCCatgtgggaacccgaagaggcaaTGCGACAGTAA